One Oncorhynchus nerka isolate Pitt River unplaced genomic scaffold, Oner_Uvic_2.0 unplaced_scaffold_1185, whole genome shotgun sequence DNA segment encodes these proteins:
- the LOC135569233 gene encoding myosin-9-like isoform X1, producing the protein MATDADKFLYVDRNMVNNPLAQADWATKKLVWVPSERLGFEAGSVKEERGEECLVELADSGKKVKVNKDDIQKMNPPKFSKVEDMAELTCLNEASVLHNLKERYYSGLIYTYSGLFCVVINPYKNLPIYSEEIVDMYKGKKRHEMPPHIYAITDTAYRSMMQDREDQSILCTGESGAGKTENTKKVIQYLAHVASSHKTKKDQTSSFLSHGELEKQLLQANPILEAFGNGKTVKNDNSSRFGKFIRINFDVNGYIVGANIETYLLEKSRAIRQAKDERTFHVFYYMLTGAGDKLRSELCLEGYNNYRFLVNGNVTIPGQQDKDLFTETLEAFRIMGIPEDEQIGLLKVVSSVLQLGNMSFKKERHSDQASMPDDTGTANLYVGWFDPKNEILVSVNYTLLTSRLYTSVHQN; encoded by the exons ATGGCGACGGACGCAGACAAGTTCCTGTACGTGGACCGCAACATGGTCAACAACCCTCTGGCCCAGGCAGACTGGGCCACCAAGAAGCTGGTGTGGGTGCCGTCGGAGCGGCTGGGCTTCGAGGCGGGATCTGTGAAGGAGGAGCGAGGTGAAGAGTGCCTGGTGGAGCTGGCAGACTCTGGCAAGAAGGTGAAAGTCAACAAGGACGACATCCAGAAGATGAACCCGCCCAAGTTCAGCAAGGTGGAAGACATGGCCGAGCTCACCTGCCTGAATGAGGCCTCTGTGCTGCACAACCTCAAGGAGAGATATTACTCTGGCCTCATCTAC ACATACTCTGGGCTCTTCTGTGTGGTTATAAACCCCTATAAGAATCTGCCCATCTACTCAGAAGAGATTGTGGATATGTACAAGGGCAAGAAGAGGCATGAAATGCCCCCCCATATTTATGCCATCACTGACACGGCCTACAGGAGCATGATGCAGG ACCGTGAAGACCAGTCCATTCTTTGCAC AGGAGAGTCTGGTGCTGGGAAGACAGAGAACACCAAGAAGGTCATTCAGTATCTGGCCCATGTGGCCTCTTCCCACAAGACCAAGAAAGACCAG ACCAGCTCGTTCCTGTCACAT GGTGAGCTGGAGAAGCAGCTGCTGCAAGCTAACCCCATCCTGGAGGCCTTTGGAAACGGCAAGACTGTGAAGAACGACAACTCCTCCCGATTc ggaAAATTCATCAGGATTAACTTCGACGTCAACGGATACATCGTGGGGGCCAACATTGAAACCT ACCTGCTGGAGAAGTCCCGTGCCATCCGCCAGGCCAAAGACGAGAGGACCTTCCACGTCTTCTATTACATGCTCACTGGTGCTGGAGACAAACTGCGCT CCGAGCTGTGTCTGGAGGGCTACAACAACTACCGCTTCCTGGTCAATGGAAACGTGACCATCCCTGGCCAGCAGGATAAGGACCTGTTCACCGAGACCCTGGAGGCCTTTAGGATCATGGGCATTCCAGAGGATGAGCAGATTg GTCTCCTGAAGGTGGTGTCTTCAGTGCTCCAGCTGGGCAACATGAGCTTTAAGAAGGAGCGCCATTCAGACCAGGCCTCCATGCCTGACGACACAGGTACAGCAAACCTTTATGTGGGCTGGTTTGATCCTAAAAATGAGATCCTAGTATCTGTCAATTACACTCTACTGACCAGCAGATTATACACTTCAGTCCACCAGAATTAA
- the LOC135569233 gene encoding myosin-9-like isoform X2, whose protein sequence is MATDADKFLYVDRNMVNNPLAQADWATKKLVWVPSERLGFEAGSVKEERGEECLVELADSGKKVKVNKDDIQKMNPPKFSKVEDMAELTCLNEASVLHNLKERYYSGLIYTYSGLFCVVINPYKNLPIYSEEIVDMYKGKKRHEMPPHIYAITDTAYRSMMQDREDQSILCTGESGAGKTENTKKVIQYLAHVASSHKTKKDQGELEKQLLQANPILEAFGNGKTVKNDNSSRFGKFIRINFDVNGYIVGANIETYLLEKSRAIRQAKDERTFHVFYYMLTGAGDKLRSELCLEGYNNYRFLVNGNVTIPGQQDKDLFTETLEAFRIMGIPEDEQIGLLKVVSSVLQLGNMSFKKERHSDQASMPDDTGTANLYVGWFDPKNEILVSVNYTLLTSRLYTSVHQN, encoded by the exons ATGGCGACGGACGCAGACAAGTTCCTGTACGTGGACCGCAACATGGTCAACAACCCTCTGGCCCAGGCAGACTGGGCCACCAAGAAGCTGGTGTGGGTGCCGTCGGAGCGGCTGGGCTTCGAGGCGGGATCTGTGAAGGAGGAGCGAGGTGAAGAGTGCCTGGTGGAGCTGGCAGACTCTGGCAAGAAGGTGAAAGTCAACAAGGACGACATCCAGAAGATGAACCCGCCCAAGTTCAGCAAGGTGGAAGACATGGCCGAGCTCACCTGCCTGAATGAGGCCTCTGTGCTGCACAACCTCAAGGAGAGATATTACTCTGGCCTCATCTAC ACATACTCTGGGCTCTTCTGTGTGGTTATAAACCCCTATAAGAATCTGCCCATCTACTCAGAAGAGATTGTGGATATGTACAAGGGCAAGAAGAGGCATGAAATGCCCCCCCATATTTATGCCATCACTGACACGGCCTACAGGAGCATGATGCAGG ACCGTGAAGACCAGTCCATTCTTTGCAC AGGAGAGTCTGGTGCTGGGAAGACAGAGAACACCAAGAAGGTCATTCAGTATCTGGCCCATGTGGCCTCTTCCCACAAGACCAAGAAAGACCAG GGTGAGCTGGAGAAGCAGCTGCTGCAAGCTAACCCCATCCTGGAGGCCTTTGGAAACGGCAAGACTGTGAAGAACGACAACTCCTCCCGATTc ggaAAATTCATCAGGATTAACTTCGACGTCAACGGATACATCGTGGGGGCCAACATTGAAACCT ACCTGCTGGAGAAGTCCCGTGCCATCCGCCAGGCCAAAGACGAGAGGACCTTCCACGTCTTCTATTACATGCTCACTGGTGCTGGAGACAAACTGCGCT CCGAGCTGTGTCTGGAGGGCTACAACAACTACCGCTTCCTGGTCAATGGAAACGTGACCATCCCTGGCCAGCAGGATAAGGACCTGTTCACCGAGACCCTGGAGGCCTTTAGGATCATGGGCATTCCAGAGGATGAGCAGATTg GTCTCCTGAAGGTGGTGTCTTCAGTGCTCCAGCTGGGCAACATGAGCTTTAAGAAGGAGCGCCATTCAGACCAGGCCTCCATGCCTGACGACACAGGTACAGCAAACCTTTATGTGGGCTGGTTTGATCCTAAAAATGAGATCCTAGTATCTGTCAATTACACTCTACTGACCAGCAGATTATACACTTCAGTCCACCAGAATTAA